The following are from one region of the Amedibacterium intestinale genome:
- a CDS encoding NAD(+) diphosphatase gives MKYCEQCGKELVLKSIEKEGKIPYCSSCDKLYFPMFNTAVSMIALNPKKDRILLIKQYGKNRNILVAGYVNKGENAEETIQREMKEEIGRDIISYQYLKSSYYEKTNTLMLNFAVVLDSETLDIDKEEVDEAKWFSFEEAKNEIAKNSLAEQFLLYFLDMYKNVKV, from the coding sequence ATGAAATATTGTGAACAGTGTGGAAAAGAACTTGTTTTAAAAAGTATAGAAAAAGAAGGGAAGATACCTTATTGCAGTTCTTGTGATAAACTATATTTTCCGATGTTTAATACAGCAGTATCGATGATTGCGTTAAATCCTAAAAAAGATAGGATACTGTTAATTAAACAGTATGGAAAAAATCGTAATATACTAGTAGCTGGTTATGTGAATAAGGGCGAAAATGCAGAAGAAACGATACAAAGAGAGATGAAAGAGGAAATAGGAAGAGATATTATTTCTTATCAATATTTAAAAAGCTCTTATTATGAAAAAACAAATACGCTTATGTTAAACTTTGCTGTTGTTTTGGATAGTGAAACTTTAGATATAGATAAAGAGGAAGTAGATGAAGCAAAGTGGTTTTCCTTTGAAGAAGCTAAAAATGAGATTGCGAAAAATTCTTTGGCAGAGCAGTTTTTGTTGTACTTTCTTGATATGTATAAAAACGTGAAGGTATAA
- a CDS encoding GNAT family N-acetyltransferase, with amino-acid sequence MKPNLIWQKNNFTIRFAQPSDFEPYFNNSFCPSDKEVIRLTGSKEKYTKAEVKAFFQNAIKNEDFYLFLILSPNQDIIGEVVINEIDHRLRCANFRIAIFSANARGKGIGSWAVRCIRDFAFEYLKLHRLELDVFDFNPRAKHCYLKAGFKQEGILRDAVLDGETYANSIIMSILEDEWKEIKKVENNKENPI; translated from the coding sequence ATGAAACCAAATCTTATCTGGCAAAAAAATAATTTTACTATTCGTTTTGCACAGCCTAGTGATTTTGAACCATACTTCAACAATAGTTTTTGTCCTTCTGATAAAGAAGTCATTCGCTTAACTGGCTCTAAAGAGAAATATACAAAAGCAGAAGTCAAAGCTTTCTTTCAAAACGCAATTAAAAACGAAGACTTCTATCTATTTCTCATTCTTTCCCCTAATCAGGATATCATAGGAGAAGTTGTAATAAATGAAATAGATCATAGACTTCGCTGTGCTAATTTTCGTATTGCCATCTTTTCAGCCAATGCACGAGGAAAAGGCATTGGCAGCTGGGCAGTAAGATGTATTCGAGATTTCGCCTTTGAATATCTAAAACTTCATCGCTTAGAACTTGATGTTTTTGATTTTAACCCAAGAGCAAAACACTGTTACTTGAAAGCTGGATTTAAACAGGAAGGTATTCTTCGAGATGCTGTTTTAGATGGAGAAACTTATGCAAACAGCATTATCATGTCTATTTTAGAAGATGAATGGAAAGAAATAAAAAAAGTTGAAAATAACAAGGAAAATCCTATATAA
- a CDS encoding glycoside hydrolase family 1 protein: MSFPKNFLWGGATSASQYEGGYAIGGRGKSHLDYIRRVEKDDTDKTFPINVTEEMYNDHKLHENEYNFAFRRGSDFYNRYKEDIALLAEMGFKTFRMSISWSRLFPTGKEKEPLKDGVEFYHNVFRECHKYGIEPLVTMIHYEIPVSLLEEYNGWESPKLIEFFTHYTKFLIDEYAHEVKYWITFNEINMIMNSSYLGGGLFVEKSKRSNEECIHQALHHQLIASALTVKYFHEHAKESYVGNMIARLQNYPYTCKPEDVLATQQQNQFNYFPTDVQAKGFYPKSILNYYKKNNINIDYYPDYEKILLEGKVDFISISYYHTAVISNDKDKKEPIGAFIRNLSNPYLKKTDWDWCIDPIGLRITLNDMNDRYGLPIFIVENGLGAHDKLETDGSVHDAYRIEYLSKHIQAIKDALNDGCNVIGYTPWGCIDLVSCGNCQMTKRYGFVYVDADDEGNGTYNRYRKDSFYWYKKVINSNGEDLSI; this comes from the coding sequence ATGAGTTTTCCAAAAAATTTTTTATGGGGTGGTGCTACATCAGCATCTCAATATGAAGGAGGTTATGCTATTGGAGGTAGAGGGAAATCACATTTAGATTATATTAGAAGAGTAGAGAAAGATGATACAGATAAAACATTTCCAATTAATGTTACTGAAGAAATGTACAATGACCATAAATTGCATGAAAATGAATATAACTTTGCTTTTCGTAGAGGGAGCGATTTTTACAATCGATATAAGGAAGATATTGCATTATTAGCAGAAATGGGGTTTAAAACCTTTAGAATGAGTATTTCATGGAGTAGACTGTTTCCAACTGGTAAAGAAAAAGAGCCTCTAAAAGATGGGGTAGAGTTCTATCATAATGTATTTAGAGAGTGTCATAAATATGGTATAGAACCATTGGTTACGATGATACATTATGAAATACCTGTTTCTCTTTTAGAAGAATACAATGGCTGGGAAAGTCCTAAACTTATTGAATTTTTTACACATTATACAAAATTTTTGATTGATGAATATGCTCATGAGGTTAAATACTGGATTACATTTAACGAGATTAACATGATTATGAATTCTTCGTATTTAGGTGGAGGTCTATTTGTCGAAAAGTCTAAGCGCTCAAATGAAGAGTGTATACATCAAGCACTTCATCACCAATTAATTGCTAGTGCATTAACTGTCAAATATTTTCATGAACATGCAAAAGAAAGTTATGTTGGAAATATGATTGCTCGATTGCAAAATTACCCATATACATGTAAACCAGAAGATGTATTAGCCACTCAACAACAAAATCAATTTAATTATTTTCCTACAGATGTACAGGCTAAGGGATTTTATCCAAAATCAATTTTAAATTATTATAAGAAAAATAATATTAACATAGACTATTATCCAGACTATGAAAAAATATTATTAGAAGGTAAAGTAGATTTTATTTCCATTAGTTATTATCATACAGCAGTTATAAGTAATGATAAAGATAAAAAAGAACCTATAGGAGCCTTTATTAGAAATCTTTCAAATCCATATTTGAAGAAAACAGATTGGGATTGGTGTATAGATCCAATTGGTCTTAGAATTACTTTAAATGATATGAATGATCGCTATGGTTTGCCTATATTTATTGTCGAAAATGGATTAGGTGCACATGATAAACTTGAAACTGATGGAAGTGTACATGATGCATATCGCATTGAATATTTATCGAAACACATTCAAGCAATTAAGGATGCATTAAATGATGGATGCAATGTAATTGGTTATACTCCGTGGGGATGTATTGATTTAGTTAGTTGTGGAAATTGCCAAATGACAAAAAGGTATGGATTCGTATATGTAGACGCTGATGATGAAGGTAATGGAACATATAATAGATATCGCAAAGATTCATTCTATTGGTATAAAAAAGTAATTAATTCTAATGGAGAAGATTTGTCTATTTAG
- a CDS encoding YigZ family protein, with protein sequence MYRLKEDHMEELEIKKSRFLCYLHKTFSEEDAKEYILKIKKEHPNARHHCYAFIIGEHNEIQRSNDDGEPGGTAGVPMLECLTNRNMQDTLAVTVRYFGGIKLGAGGLIRAYSKSVANALDHAVLTQKEIMQEYTLSFSYDLVGKLDYYFRSHQIEISDKQYDEEVCYTFLSKTDVNDDILEITNGKYQAQFQKEILLDVEVHTIEE encoded by the coding sequence ATGTATCGATTAAAAGAAGACCATATGGAAGAATTAGAAATTAAAAAAAGTCGTTTTCTTTGTTATTTGCATAAAACATTTAGTGAAGAAGATGCGAAAGAATATATCTTAAAAATAAAAAAAGAACACCCAAATGCCAGACACCACTGCTATGCTTTTATCATTGGAGAACATAATGAAATCCAAAGAAGCAATGATGATGGTGAACCAGGTGGAACAGCTGGTGTACCTATGCTGGAGTGTTTAACAAATCGAAATATGCAAGATACCCTTGCGGTAACTGTTCGCTATTTTGGAGGTATTAAATTAGGTGCAGGTGGATTGATTCGTGCTTATTCAAAAAGTGTTGCCAATGCACTTGATCATGCTGTATTAACACAAAAGGAAATCATGCAGGAATATACACTATCTTTCTCTTATGATTTGGTAGGTAAACTTGATTATTACTTTAGAAGTCATCAAATTGAGATAAGTGATAAGCAGTATGACGAAGAAGTTTGTTATACCTTTTTATCAAAAACAGATGTAAACGACGATATTTTAGAAATCACAAATGGAAAATATCAGGCACAGTTTCAAAAAGAAATCTTACTTGATGTGGAAGTTCATACGATAGAGGAGTAA
- a CDS encoding PTS transporter subunit EIIC, with protein sequence MKDYNALAKSILENVGGKKNITNAMHCYTRLRLNFKDTGLVNLDAIKELDVIGAQFTGEQLQIIIGNEINEVYDAFIKLTGLNKSEIIEENLDKKNDEVKKKRKTIKGIFSAIVDGIVGCMVPILPMLIASGLLKAIVLVIQQFEWLDVNSPTLITLSFVADSAFYFMPVIIGGFAAKKFGANIALGGMIGAALIHPSFISAVNEGTSLSVFGLPIYPASYSSTVVPVILSVWVMSYVEKVISKYSPKSIRTVLEPVLTLLIMTPLTFCLLAPIGTMLSSGFASLVTTFYNTFGFIAVALLSAFIPWVVMVGMHVGTVPIAISQIAETGIDPIMMPSFFIANFGQGGACLAVGVKTKDSKLKSFAFSSAFSDIVPGISEPGMYGITLRYKTPMIGAMIGSGFGGLYYGLMHVGTLAFLPPNLFQLTAYVGEGALANNLIHACIGVVITLIVSFIATFILYKPEKVK encoded by the coding sequence ATGAAAGATTATAACGCATTAGCTAAGTCTATTCTAGAAAATGTTGGTGGTAAAAAAAATATCACTAATGCAATGCATTGTTATACACGATTACGTTTAAATTTTAAGGATACAGGATTGGTAAATTTAGATGCTATCAAAGAGTTAGATGTTATTGGAGCACAGTTTACAGGAGAACAGCTTCAAATTATTATAGGAAATGAGATCAATGAAGTTTATGATGCATTTATAAAATTAACAGGACTTAATAAAAGTGAAATCATAGAAGAAAATTTAGATAAAAAAAATGATGAAGTTAAAAAGAAAAGAAAGACAATTAAAGGAATATTTTCAGCAATTGTCGATGGTATAGTAGGTTGTATGGTACCAATATTACCTATGCTTATAGCATCAGGATTATTAAAAGCTATTGTATTAGTCATCCAACAATTTGAATGGCTAGATGTTAACTCTCCGACTTTAATAACTTTGAGTTTTGTAGCAGATTCAGCATTCTATTTTATGCCAGTAATTATAGGTGGATTTGCTGCTAAAAAATTTGGAGCAAATATAGCGTTAGGAGGAATGATAGGAGCTGCTTTAATACACCCTTCATTCATTTCAGCAGTAAATGAAGGGACATCTTTAAGTGTTTTTGGATTACCTATTTATCCTGCATCCTATAGCAGTACTGTTGTTCCGGTTATTCTATCTGTATGGGTAATGAGCTATGTTGAAAAAGTAATTTCAAAGTATAGTCCAAAATCTATAAGAACCGTTCTAGAACCTGTTTTAACATTACTAATTATGACACCATTGACATTTTGTCTTTTAGCACCAATAGGTACTATGTTATCTTCTGGTTTTGCAAGCTTAGTTACAACATTTTACAATACTTTTGGGTTTATAGCAGTAGCATTATTATCTGCATTTATTCCTTGGGTAGTTATGGTTGGTATGCATGTTGGAACTGTACCAATTGCTATTAGTCAAATTGCAGAAACAGGAATTGATCCAATAATGATGCCATCATTCTTTATTGCAAATTTTGGTCAAGGTGGAGCGTGTTTAGCGGTTGGAGTAAAAACTAAAGATTCAAAATTAAAATCATTTGCATTTAGTAGTGCTTTCTCTGATATCGTTCCAGGAATCAGTGAACCAGGAATGTATGGTATTACATTAAGATATAAAACACCAATGATTGGAGCCATGATAGGCAGTGGATTTGGAGGATTATATTATGGATTAATGCATGTTGGAACTTTGGCATTTTTGCCACCTAATCTATTCCAATTAACTGCATATGTAGGTGAAGGTGCTCTTGCAAATAATTTGATTCATGCCTGCATAGGAGTCGTAATTACATTAATAGTTTCATTTATAGCAACATTTATTTTATATAAGCCAGAAAAGGTAAAATAG
- the glmU gene encoding bifunctional UDP-N-acetylglucosamine diphosphorylase/glucosamine-1-phosphate N-acetyltransferase GlmU — MRSAIVLAAGKGTRMKSDKCKVMHEVLHKPMIGHIVESLRKANVDRIVVVVGHGAESVKEYLKDSVEYALQEPQLGTGHAAMQAEMLKEEKGDTIILCGDGPCIQSETILKVFEANKDHACSVVTAVLEDGARYGRIVRNEKNLVEKIVEAKDCSSEELEIKEINTGIFCFKNELLFEGLKEIKNNNAQNEYYLTDLVEIFNKKGLSVNAMVVDDVDETMGVNDRVDLAKAQKWLKQHVNKKHMMNGVTLIDPDNTYIDTEVSIGVDSVIYPNVHLEGNTVIGNNVTIFPNSYLRNAVIEDGAVIDSSKVVESKVGANSTVGPMSHLRNNTVVASNCRIGNFVEFKNTNFGEGSKCAHLTYVGDSDVGKGVNFGCGVVTVNYDGKNKFRTTIKDGAFIGSNCNLIAPVTIGENALLAAGSTITSSVEDGDMGIARSRQSIKKGYGTVYKNK; from the coding sequence ATGAGATCTGCGATAGTTTTAGCTGCCGGTAAGGGCACAAGAATGAAATCGGATAAATGCAAGGTCATGCATGAAGTTTTGCATAAACCAATGATTGGCCATATTGTAGAAAGCTTAAGAAAAGCAAATGTTGATCGTATTGTGGTTGTGGTAGGTCATGGAGCAGAAAGTGTCAAAGAATATTTGAAAGATAGCGTAGAATATGCTTTGCAGGAACCTCAGCTTGGAACAGGACATGCGGCAATGCAGGCAGAAATGCTGAAGGAAGAAAAGGGCGATACCATCATTTTATGTGGGGATGGTCCATGCATTCAAAGTGAAACGATTTTAAAGGTATTTGAAGCAAATAAAGATCATGCCTGCAGTGTTGTTACAGCAGTGCTGGAAGATGGTGCACGTTATGGAAGAATCGTTCGTAATGAAAAAAATCTAGTTGAAAAAATTGTTGAAGCAAAAGATTGCAGCAGTGAAGAACTGGAAATTAAAGAAATCAATACTGGAATTTTCTGTTTCAAAAATGAGTTGTTGTTTGAAGGGTTAAAGGAAATCAAAAACAACAATGCACAAAATGAATATTACTTAACAGATTTAGTAGAAATCTTTAATAAAAAAGGATTATCTGTAAATGCTATGGTTGTTGATGATGTAGATGAAACTATGGGTGTCAATGATCGTGTGGATCTTGCGAAAGCACAGAAGTGGCTGAAACAGCATGTGAATAAAAAACACATGATGAATGGTGTTACGTTAATTGATCCAGATAATACGTATATCGATACAGAAGTAAGCATTGGGGTAGATAGTGTGATTTATCCAAATGTGCATTTGGAAGGAAACACAGTGATTGGAAACAATGTAACTATTTTCCCTAATTCTTATCTGCGTAATGCAGTTATTGAAGATGGTGCTGTGATTGACAGCAGTAAAGTAGTAGAAAGCAAAGTTGGGGCAAATTCTACTGTTGGACCAATGTCTCATTTAAGAAATAACACAGTAGTAGCTTCTAATTGTCGTATTGGTAACTTTGTGGAATTCAAGAATACAAACTTTGGAGAAGGAAGCAAATGTGCACATTTAACTTATGTTGGAGACAGCGATGTTGGAAAAGGTGTGAATTTTGGCTGTGGAGTTGTTACGGTCAATTATGATGGAAAAAACAAATTCCGTACGACAATTAAAGATGGGGCTTTCATTGGAAGCAATTGTAACTTGATTGCGCCGGTAACCATTGGAGAAAATGCTTTGCTTGCGGCTGGTTCTACCATTACATCTTCTGTTGAAGATGGAGATATGGGAATTGCAAGATCACGTCAGTCCATAAAAAAAGGTTATGGAACAGTATATAAAAACAAATAA
- a CDS encoding MATE family efflux transporter, with amino-acid sequence MENKLAQNFTITSLLKFTAPTCIMLVFMSLYQMTDAVFVSNFVGENALSALNIVFPIPSIIIAIAIMLATGGSAIIAKNMGEGEPRKAKQNFSMIIMVGIILGFIVMIIGLLWIEPIIKILGGTPKLYSYCYDYLFILLLACPLTVVQMLFQTFFVTASKPHLGLALTILGGVSNIVFDYLFIVVLQMGVAGAAIGTSIGYALPAIISLLYFALNRKGTLYLIKPVFDKNVLLKTCTNGSSEMVTNLAIAIVTLLFNKIMLKYMGENGVAAITIVLYAQFLLTSIFMGFSSGIAPVFSYNYGNNNKVQIKKLFKMSVGIISVLSLAMFLIAILFATPIISVFTSPDSEVFAITYHGFFLFSISYLFTGMNIFSSSMFTAFSNGKVSAMLSFLRTFVFLIAALLILPELMGVDGIWLAVPIAELLAIIVSITTIYKNKEYFQA; translated from the coding sequence ATGGAAAATAAATTAGCACAAAACTTTACCATCACATCATTATTAAAATTTACAGCACCTACCTGTATTATGCTTGTATTTATGTCTTTATACCAAATGACAGATGCTGTTTTTGTATCCAATTTTGTTGGTGAAAATGCTTTATCTGCATTAAATATCGTATTTCCCATTCCAAGTATTATTATCGCAATTGCCATCATGCTGGCAACTGGAGGAAGTGCCATTATTGCGAAAAACATGGGAGAGGGAGAACCTAGAAAAGCAAAACAAAACTTCTCAATGATCATTATGGTCGGCATCATTCTTGGTTTTATTGTTATGATTATTGGACTGTTATGGATAGAGCCAATCATTAAGATTTTAGGTGGAACTCCTAAGTTATATTCATATTGTTATGATTATCTATTTATCTTGCTTCTAGCATGTCCATTGACCGTTGTACAAATGTTGTTTCAAACCTTTTTCGTTACTGCCAGCAAGCCGCATCTAGGTTTAGCTTTAACCATATTAGGTGGTGTATCCAATATCGTTTTTGACTATTTGTTTATCGTAGTTCTTCAAATGGGAGTAGCTGGAGCCGCCATAGGAACTTCTATAGGTTATGCTCTTCCTGCAATCATCTCACTTCTTTATTTTGCATTGAATCGTAAAGGAACACTTTATTTGATAAAGCCTGTCTTTGATAAAAATGTATTATTAAAAACATGTACAAATGGTTCTTCTGAAATGGTTACAAACCTTGCCATTGCGATTGTTACTTTATTGTTTAATAAAATCATGTTAAAGTATATGGGAGAAAATGGTGTAGCGGCAATTACGATTGTCTTATATGCACAGTTCTTGCTTACTTCTATTTTCATGGGATTCAGTTCTGGTATTGCTCCTGTATTTAGTTACAATTATGGAAACAACAACAAAGTACAAATAAAAAAATTATTCAAAATGAGCGTAGGTATCATTTCTGTTTTATCTCTTGCAATGTTTCTTATTGCCATCCTGTTTGCTACTCCTATCATTTCTGTATTTACAAGTCCCGACAGTGAAGTATTTGCGATTACTTACCACGGCTTCTTCTTATTTTCTATCAGTTACTTATTTACAGGTATGAATATCTTTTCTTCAAGTATGTTTACTGCATTTTCCAATGGTAAAGTATCCGCAATGCTATCTTTTTTAAGAACATTTGTGTTTTTGATTGCTGCCTTGCTTATCCTTCCAGAGCTTATGGGCGTTGATGGCATCTGGCTTGCTGTTCCTATCGCAGAGCTATTAGCTATCATCGTTTCTATTACTACCATATATAAAAATAAAGAATACTTTCAGGCTTAA
- a CDS encoding MarR family winged helix-turn-helix transcriptional regulator, whose amino-acid sequence MLLKDTLNHFFYTMSVNELQLMNEKFKNLNITYNSLLYLDLIAQTPKCTITQLAQTLHISKSAVTLKVNELVKQGLLIKQQSKQDKRVYYLHLEEEIKDIYTQYDKALYKAMQKVNEQFSIEEQEIFSKILKEIEESYIKEIFNGK is encoded by the coding sequence ATGCTTTTAAAAGATACTCTTAATCATTTTTTCTACACAATGAGTGTAAACGAGCTTCAACTAATGAATGAAAAATTCAAGAATCTGAATATCACATACAATAGCCTGCTGTATTTAGATCTTATTGCCCAGACACCAAAATGTACGATCACACAACTTGCACAAACACTTCATATTTCCAAGTCTGCCGTTACCTTAAAAGTGAATGAACTGGTTAAGCAGGGACTTTTAATCAAGCAACAAAGCAAACAGGATAAGCGTGTCTACTATTTACATCTAGAAGAAGAAATCAAAGACATCTATACACAGTATGACAAAGCTTTATATAAAGCTATGCAAAAAGTAAATGAACAGTTTTCTATAGAAGAACAGGAAATTTTTTCTAAAATACTAAAGGAAATTGAAGAAAGTTATATAAAGGAGATTTTTAATGGAAAATAA
- a CDS encoding DUF1622 domain-containing protein: MLEHFIASLLPEIISLLELIGIIVISCGAVKAFYYYIHSFFTKKRYPIRIELANALALGLEFKMGAEILKTVLVRSLNEILILGSIILLRAMLSLMIHYEIKAEAQHGSKDEASFNNY; this comes from the coding sequence ATGCTGGAACATTTTATTGCATCGTTACTTCCAGAAATCATATCCTTACTTGAGCTGATAGGAATTATCGTTATCAGCTGTGGAGCTGTAAAGGCATTCTATTATTACATACATTCATTCTTTACAAAGAAAAGGTATCCTATTCGAATCGAATTAGCCAATGCATTGGCATTAGGACTGGAATTTAAAATGGGAGCCGAAATTTTAAAAACGGTACTTGTAAGAAGTCTGAATGAAATCTTGATTTTAGGTTCTATTATCCTTTTAAGAGCTATGCTTTCTTTAATGATTCATTATGAAATTAAAGCGGAAGCACAGCACGGTTCAAAGGATGAAGCATCGTTTAATAATTATTAG
- a CDS encoding class I SAM-dependent methyltransferase, producing MKENKYDDEQFFKKYSEMERSKKGLEGAGEWHELQKILPDFHDKKVLDLGCGYGWHCKYAANHGAASVLGIDISHKMLNIAKQKNKDEKIEYQCIAMEDLDFEEASFDVIISSLAFHYVKDFESLANNISKWLKQGGEFVFSVEHPVFTSYGTQDWYYDENGNILHFPVDNYYYEGKREAVFLGEKVIKYHRTLTTYLNTLLQKGFMLQHIIEPKPPQSMMHLEGMKDEMRRPMMLLLSFKKL from the coding sequence ATGAAAGAAAACAAATATGATGATGAACAATTTTTTAAAAAATACAGTGAAATGGAACGTTCTAAAAAAGGATTAGAAGGTGCTGGAGAGTGGCATGAACTGCAAAAAATTCTTCCAGATTTCCATGATAAAAAGGTTCTTGATTTAGGATGCGGCTATGGCTGGCATTGTAAATATGCTGCAAATCATGGTGCTGCTTCTGTTTTAGGAATAGATATATCCCATAAAATGCTAAACATCGCAAAACAGAAAAACAAGGATGAAAAAATAGAGTATCAATGTATCGCAATGGAGGATTTAGATTTTGAAGAAGCATCCTTTGATGTTATCATAAGTTCTTTAGCTTTCCATTACGTAAAAGATTTTGAATCCCTGGCAAACAATATTTCCAAATGGCTAAAACAAGGTGGAGAATTTGTATTCTCTGTTGAACATCCTGTCTTTACTTCCTATGGCACACAGGACTGGTATTATGATGAAAACGGAAATATCCTTCATTTTCCAGTAGATAACTATTATTATGAAGGAAAGCGAGAAGCTGTTTTTTTAGGAGAGAAAGTAATCAAATATCATAGAACACTGACAACGTATCTTAATACTCTACTACAAAAAGGATTTATGCTTCAACATATCATAGAACCAAAACCTCCACAATCTATGATGCATTTGGAAGGTATGAAAGATGAAATGCGTCGTCCTATGATGCTTTTACTATCTTTTAAAAAGTTGTAA
- a CDS encoding ribose-phosphate diphosphokinase has translation MENKAVVFALTSSVGVANEIVAQLGIPLGLCEVKHFADGEIMVELGESVRGKNVYIVQSTCNPVSSNLMEVLIAIDACKRASAAHITVVMPYFGYARQDRKAKPRQPITSKLVATLLETAGANHVMTMELHATQIQGFFNVPADDISAICIIGKYVQSLNLEDIVVVSPDHGGTTRARKLAEMLHAPIAIIDKRRPKPNVAEAMNLIGDVEGKTAVIVDDIVDTAGTLTAGINMLRDKGAKAVYASCVHGVLSGPAIDRLKAANLDGFICTNTIEQNDKLPLYDKMHVLSVGPVLGNVIKAMEENKPVSEVVAEYAGN, from the coding sequence ATGGAAAACAAAGCGGTTGTATTTGCGTTAACATCTAGTGTAGGAGTAGCAAATGAAATTGTTGCTCAGTTGGGTATCCCTTTAGGGTTATGTGAAGTAAAACACTTTGCAGATGGGGAAATTATGGTAGAACTTGGAGAATCTGTACGTGGTAAAAATGTATATATCGTACAGTCTACATGCAATCCTGTATCCAGCAACTTAATGGAAGTGCTGATTGCGATTGATGCATGTAAACGTGCAAGTGCTGCACATATCACAGTAGTAATGCCATATTTTGGATATGCAAGACAGGATCGTAAAGCAAAACCAAGACAGCCAATTACTTCTAAATTAGTCGCAACATTACTGGAAACAGCAGGAGCTAACCATGTTATGACAATGGAATTGCATGCTACACAGATTCAGGGATTCTTCAATGTACCTGCAGATGATATTTCTGCAATCTGTATCATTGGAAAATACGTACAGTCTTTAAACTTAGAAGATATCGTTGTCGTTTCTCCTGACCATGGTGGAACAACACGTGCAAGAAAACTTGCTGAAATGCTGCATGCTCCAATCGCAATCATTGATAAACGTCGTCCAAAACCAAATGTAGCAGAAGCTATGAACTTGATTGGGGATGTAGAAGGAAAAACTGCAGTTATCGTTGATGATATCGTAGATACTGCTGGAACATTGACTGCAGGAATCAATATGCTTCGTGATAAAGGGGCAAAAGCTGTATATGCAAGCTGTGTCCATGGTGTATTATCTGGACCTGCAATTGATCGTTTAAAAGCTGCAAATCTTGATGGGTTCATTTGTACAAATACAATTGAACAAAATGATAAACTTCCACTATATGACAAAATGCATGTATTGTCTGTAGGACCTGTACTTGGAAATGTTATCAAGGCAATGGAAGAAAATAAACCAGTAAGTGAAGTTGTTGCAGAATACGCAGGAAACTAA